In a single window of the Rhizobium tropici CIAT 899 genome:
- a CDS encoding DUF982 domain-containing protein — MGRNDENGGADLDHGEQLVNSIPIEVPSPQTNADDRLPLSQERAQAEGSSLDRAPAQEDKLAALDQIARDMTLLATLVTRRRRAKSENAGDQDQAPSFDASSDPEELAFAPIGIAPRDGDELQFIASIGQAIEYLTRQWPTRSGDAFEEALQACIEGVKGRASPEQVRSAFLKAADAVSIRVVTSGD; from the coding sequence ATGGGGCGGAATGATGAGAATGGCGGTGCCGACCTCGATCATGGTGAGCAGCTCGTTAATTCAATCCCTATTGAAGTTCCCAGTCCTCAGACGAACGCGGATGACCGCCTGCCATTATCCCAGGAGCGAGCGCAAGCTGAAGGGAGTAGTTTGGATCGAGCGCCAGCTCAAGAGGACAAACTAGCGGCCCTGGACCAGATCGCTCGGGATATGACATTGCTCGCCACGCTTGTGACGAGACGGCGACGCGCGAAATCCGAAAACGCCGGAGATCAAGATCAGGCGCCGTCATTTGACGCCTCCAGCGATCCAGAGGAACTGGCATTCGCGCCTATCGGCATCGCGCCGCGTGATGGTGACGAGCTTCAATTCATCGCTTCAATTGGCCAAGCGATCGAGTATCTCACAAGGCAATGGCCGACCCGTAGTGGAGATGCTTTCGAAGAAGCGTTACAAGCCTGTATCGAGGGCGTCAAAGGCAGAGCCTCACCTGAGCAGGTTCGCTCTGCTTTCCTGAAGGCCGCAGATGCGGTGAGTATACGCGTTGTTACGTCCGGCGATTAA
- a CDS encoding outer membrane protein, with protein MRKFLGSTVFLMAAVAGSTVYAADLAVSTPPQAPVEAAPVFSWTGFYVGVNAGGGFGGNDTVGFHSFGDYLGRYGKLEGSGFLGGGQIGYNYQFDPNWVVGLEADFQGADISDSFRTDIASASSKIDWYGTVRPRIGYAYDNTLFYGTGGFAYGHVKYKGALAGVSFDDDKTEAGWTIGAGVEHAFTDHVTAKLEYQYVDFGSSNMGGDLLNSKASLDFHAIRVGLNYKF; from the coding sequence ATGCGCAAGTTTTTGGGATCCACCGTTTTCCTGATGGCGGCGGTTGCGGGGAGTACCGTTTATGCAGCAGACCTTGCGGTTTCCACACCGCCTCAAGCTCCCGTGGAAGCGGCGCCGGTATTTTCTTGGACCGGCTTCTATGTGGGTGTGAATGCCGGCGGCGGTTTCGGCGGTAACGACACTGTCGGTTTCCATTCGTTCGGAGATTATCTTGGCAGGTATGGCAAGCTTGAGGGATCCGGTTTTCTCGGTGGTGGTCAAATCGGCTACAACTATCAGTTCGATCCCAACTGGGTAGTCGGCCTTGAAGCTGATTTCCAAGGTGCTGACATCAGCGATTCCTTCCGAACCGACATCGCAAGCGCGTCTTCCAAGATCGATTGGTACGGCACCGTTCGTCCTCGCATCGGTTATGCCTATGACAACACCTTGTTCTACGGAACCGGCGGCTTCGCCTATGGACACGTCAAATACAAGGGCGCGTTGGCCGGCGTAAGCTTCGACGATGACAAGACCGAGGCCGGCTGGACTATCGGTGCCGGTGTGGAACATGCTTTCACCGACCATGTGACAGCAAAACTCGAATATCAGTATGTTGATTTCGGCAGCAGCAACATGGGTGGGGATCTCCTCAACTCCAAGGCCAGCCTTGATTTTCATGCCATTCGGGTGGGTCTGAACTACAAGTTCTGA
- a CDS encoding dicarboxylate/amino acid:cation symporter: MIAPIAAAETRAKVPFYRHLYVQVLTAIAAGILLGHYYPQLGTSLQPLGDAFIKLVRMVIAPVIFLTVTTGIAGMSDLKKFGRVVGKSFIYFLTFSTLALIVGLIVANVVQPGAGMHINPATLDTKAVNNYAAQAHDASVVGFLMNIIPDTIVGAFAKGDILQVLFFSVVFGIALGAAGERGRPVTDFLQALTTPIFRMVALLMKFAPIGAFGAMAFTIGKYGIGTIANLAFLIGTFYATSLLFVLVVLGAVARYNGFSILALIRYIKEELLLVLGTSSSEAALPGLMNKMERAGCKRSVVGLVIPTGYSFNLDGTNIYMTLAALFIAQATDTPLSLGDQVLLLLVAMLSSKGAAGITGAGFITLAATLAVVPSVPIAGMALILGIDRFMSECRALTNFVGNAVATVVVARWEGELDQTRFAAAMAGQLGEEIEVPALQAAE, translated from the coding sequence ATGATTGCTCCCATCGCTGCCGCGGAAACGCGTGCCAAAGTTCCCTTCTACCGGCATCTCTATGTACAGGTTCTCACCGCCATCGCTGCCGGCATCCTGCTTGGTCACTATTATCCGCAGCTCGGCACATCGCTGCAGCCGCTGGGTGATGCCTTCATCAAACTGGTGCGCATGGTCATCGCGCCCGTTATCTTCCTGACGGTCACGACCGGCATCGCCGGCATGTCGGACTTGAAGAAATTCGGTCGCGTCGTCGGCAAGTCGTTCATCTACTTCCTGACCTTCTCGACTTTGGCGCTGATCGTCGGTCTCATCGTTGCCAACGTCGTGCAGCCGGGTGCCGGCATGCACATCAATCCGGCGACGCTGGATACGAAGGCCGTCAACAACTATGCGGCACAGGCCCATGACGCGTCGGTCGTTGGCTTCCTGATGAACATCATTCCGGATACGATCGTCGGCGCTTTCGCCAAGGGCGATATTCTCCAGGTGCTGTTCTTCTCGGTGGTGTTCGGCATTGCGCTTGGCGCTGCCGGCGAACGTGGTCGCCCGGTGACGGATTTCCTGCAGGCACTGACCACGCCGATCTTCCGCATGGTTGCCCTGCTGATGAAGTTCGCTCCCATCGGTGCCTTCGGTGCGATGGCGTTCACCATTGGCAAATATGGTATCGGCACGATCGCCAATCTGGCCTTCCTGATCGGCACCTTTTACGCCACCTCGCTGCTATTCGTGCTCGTCGTGCTCGGCGCCGTTGCCCGCTATAACGGCTTCTCGATCCTGGCGCTGATCCGCTACATCAAGGAGGAGCTGCTGCTGGTGCTCGGCACCTCATCGTCCGAAGCCGCATTGCCGGGCCTGATGAACAAGATGGAGCGTGCAGGCTGCAAGCGCTCCGTCGTCGGCCTCGTCATCCCGACGGGCTATTCCTTCAATCTCGACGGCACCAATATCTATATGACGCTGGCGGCATTGTTCATCGCCCAGGCAACCGATACGCCGCTGTCGCTGGGAGATCAGGTGCTGCTGCTGCTGGTGGCCATGCTGAGTTCCAAGGGTGCCGCCGGAATCACCGGTGCAGGCTTCATCACGCTGGCCGCGACGCTCGCGGTCGTGCCGTCCGTGCCGATCGCCGGCATGGCGTTGATCCTCGGCATCGACCGATTCATGTCGGAATGCCGCGCCTTGACCAATTTCGTCGGCAATGCGGTAGCCACGGTTGTCGTTGCCCGCTGGGAAGGCGAGCTCGACCAGACCAGATTTGCAGCCGCTATGGCGGGGCAATTGGGCGAAGAAATCGAGGTGCCTGCCCTGCAGGCCGCCGAGTAA
- a CDS encoding helix-turn-helix domain-containing protein: MSITPNNIDSSKVSTVPDGEIAAAVRQAREAIGYTVDDLSETCGLTSEEIIEIEAGAEADPAKLRRIATALQVPPSTFFIV, translated from the coding sequence ATGTCCATTACTCCGAATAATATCGATAGTTCAAAGGTTTCTACCGTTCCTGATGGTGAGATCGCTGCTGCCGTGCGGCAGGCGCGTGAAGCCATTGGCTACACCGTTGACGACCTCTCGGAAACCTGCGGCCTCACCAGTGAGGAAATCATTGAAATCGAGGCTGGAGCCGAGGCCGATCCGGCAAAACTTCGCCGTATTGCCACCGCATTGCAGGTTCCGCCATCGACTTTCTTCATCGTCTGA
- a CDS encoding sigma-54-dependent transcriptional regulator: MNESSPVFLIDDDKDLLRATKQTLELAGFAVFAFSAAAEALHALGADFAGVVVSDIRMPQMDGQQLFARIKALDADLPVILVTGHGDIPMAVQAIQDGAYDFIAKPFATDRVVQSVRRAAEKRRLVLENRALRQAAEQSQGDLPLIGQTPAIERLRHTLRQIADTDVDVLVTGETGSGKEVVASLLHRWSRRAKGNFVALNCGALPETVIESELFGHEPGAFTGAQKKRVGRIEHSSAGTLFLDEIESMPPAIQVQMLRVLEMREVTPLGTNEIRPVDLRVVAAAKVDLGDPRQRGDFREDLYYRLNVVTLSIPPLRERRDDIPLLFGHFADRAADRFKREVPAISTTVRRHLREHDWPGNVRELSHFAERFVLGLESATAVKSDEAPTADEGLPLPARIERYEAELIRETLSQNNGDVRRTIEALGIPRKTFYDKLQRHGIVRGDFTGFDGDDRRGS, translated from the coding sequence ATGAATGAGAGTTCCCCCGTTTTCCTCATCGACGACGACAAGGATCTGCTGAGGGCAACGAAGCAGACGCTTGAATTGGCAGGCTTTGCCGTTTTCGCCTTCTCTGCGGCTGCCGAGGCGCTCCATGCTCTCGGGGCCGATTTTGCAGGTGTCGTCGTTTCCGATATCCGCATGCCGCAGATGGACGGGCAGCAGCTCTTCGCTCGTATCAAGGCGCTCGACGCCGATCTGCCGGTCATCCTGGTGACGGGTCATGGCGATATTCCGATGGCGGTACAGGCGATCCAGGATGGCGCTTATGATTTCATCGCCAAGCCTTTCGCCACGGATCGGGTGGTGCAGAGCGTGCGGCGAGCTGCTGAAAAGCGACGGCTTGTGCTGGAAAATCGTGCGCTGCGGCAAGCGGCCGAACAGTCACAGGGCGATCTGCCGCTGATCGGACAGACTCCTGCCATCGAGCGGCTGCGCCATACATTGCGGCAGATCGCCGATACGGATGTCGATGTGCTTGTCACGGGAGAGACCGGCAGCGGCAAGGAAGTGGTGGCGAGCCTACTGCATCGATGGAGCCGGCGAGCGAAGGGCAATTTCGTTGCGTTGAATTGTGGCGCCCTGCCCGAAACCGTGATCGAGAGCGAGCTGTTCGGCCATGAGCCAGGCGCTTTTACCGGCGCGCAGAAGAAGCGCGTCGGGCGCATCGAACATTCAAGCGCCGGCACCCTGTTTCTCGACGAGATCGAAAGCATGCCGCCGGCAATCCAGGTGCAGATGCTGCGCGTGCTGGAAATGCGCGAGGTGACACCGCTCGGCACCAATGAAATCCGCCCCGTCGATCTTCGCGTCGTTGCGGCGGCGAAGGTCGATCTCGGCGATCCCCGCCAGCGCGGCGATTTTCGCGAGGATCTCTACTATCGCCTCAACGTCGTCACGCTTTCCATTCCGCCATTGCGTGAACGGCGCGATGACATTCCCCTGCTCTTCGGCCATTTCGCGGATCGTGCCGCCGACCGCTTCAAGCGCGAGGTGCCGGCCATATCCACAACAGTGCGCCGCCATCTGCGGGAGCACGACTGGCCGGGTAATGTTCGCGAACTCTCGCATTTTGCCGAGCGCTTCGTGCTCGGCCTCGAATCGGCAACAGCGGTAAAATCCGACGAAGCGCCGACGGCGGATGAAGGCCTGCCGCTGCCTGCTCGAATAGAGCGCTACGAAGCCGAACTCATCCGCGAAACCCTGTCACAGAACAATGGCGATGTGCGACGGACCATCGAAGCGCTCGGCATTCCAAGAAAGACCTTCTACGATAAGCTCCAGCGGCACGGCATCGTCAGAGGCGATTTTACCGGCTTTGATGGGGATGATCGCCGGGGCTCATGA
- a CDS encoding sensor histidine kinase encodes MHNTAMLQRPANERFLTPEQLGRRSRRVWLVFAFLSAAVIAAGLYGANFYGRLSAIETLQRQGHTDANLKVALLRAVLERPRALPLLLADDQQVRDALAEKHIDDVVALDRKLESLVSGTSASVLYVTGKDGVAMASSNWREPLSFVGNDYSFRNYFRKAMETGTAEHYALGTVSNRPGLYISRRVGDVGSALGVVVVKMEFDQLEADWSETGRPAYVADERGVVLITSLPSWRFMTTAPLAREEADAIRKSLQFGAAPLSPLPVSHPEEVGPDATIVRAILPGSSAAEYLQLTVAVPSTPWQLGYLIPTDQAIASSVRETRFLALTVLLPILAFAAFLLRRRDVSAMQIAVSRIAREELERRVLERTEDLSQARDRLEEEIADHRATEAKLQGVQQDLVQANRLAILGQVAAGVAHEINQPVATIRAYAENANVFLDRRQTEPVKENLSAIAALTERIGTITEELKAFARKGRTAPEPVDLRSVIEGAVVLLRSRFAGRLDALKIELPPTGLGVVGTRIRLEQVLINLFQNALEALEGRDEAKVEVSVRETSEEVEIVVSDNGPGIPAAILDSLFTPFNTSKEKGLGLGLVISKDIVVDYGGRIDVESNGNGTRFTVHLRKATP; translated from the coding sequence ATGCACAATACGGCAATGCTGCAGCGCCCGGCCAACGAACGATTTCTAACGCCAGAGCAACTGGGCCGGCGCTCCCGCCGGGTCTGGCTCGTGTTTGCGTTTCTAAGTGCGGCTGTCATTGCGGCTGGACTTTATGGCGCGAATTTCTATGGTCGGCTCTCGGCAATAGAAACGCTGCAGAGGCAGGGGCACACGGATGCGAACCTCAAGGTTGCCCTGCTGCGCGCAGTCCTCGAACGTCCGCGCGCCCTGCCGCTCTTGCTGGCCGACGATCAGCAGGTGCGAGATGCGCTCGCCGAGAAGCACATCGACGATGTTGTTGCCCTGGACCGCAAGCTCGAAAGTCTCGTCTCGGGCACCAGCGCATCCGTCCTTTACGTCACCGGCAAGGACGGCGTCGCCATGGCCTCCAGCAACTGGCGCGAGCCCTTGAGTTTCGTCGGCAATGACTATTCCTTCCGCAATTATTTCCGCAAAGCCATGGAAACGGGAACCGCCGAACATTATGCACTCGGCACGGTCAGCAATCGCCCCGGCCTCTACATTTCCCGACGCGTCGGCGATGTCGGCTCTGCGCTTGGTGTCGTTGTGGTGAAGATGGAGTTCGATCAGCTGGAGGCTGACTGGAGCGAGACCGGCCGCCCCGCTTACGTGGCAGACGAACGCGGTGTCGTGCTCATCACCAGCCTACCCTCATGGCGCTTCATGACGACCGCTCCGCTTGCGCGCGAGGAAGCCGACGCGATTCGAAAAAGCCTGCAATTCGGCGCAGCACCGCTTTCGCCCCTTCCGGTCAGCCATCCCGAAGAAGTCGGCCCGGATGCAACCATCGTGCGCGCCATTCTGCCCGGAAGCAGCGCTGCGGAATATTTGCAGCTGACGGTCGCGGTTCCATCGACGCCCTGGCAGCTCGGCTATCTGATCCCGACCGATCAGGCGATTGCCTCATCCGTGCGCGAGACGCGCTTCCTGGCCTTGACCGTTCTTCTGCCGATCCTCGCATTCGCCGCTTTCCTGCTGCGACGCCGCGACGTATCGGCCATGCAGATCGCCGTCAGCCGGATCGCGCGTGAAGAATTGGAGCGCCGGGTTCTTGAGCGCACGGAGGACTTAAGCCAGGCCCGCGATCGGCTGGAGGAGGAAATTGCAGACCACCGTGCGACGGAAGCCAAGCTGCAGGGTGTGCAGCAGGATCTCGTGCAGGCCAATCGCCTTGCCATCCTGGGTCAGGTCGCCGCCGGCGTAGCTCATGAAATCAATCAGCCGGTGGCGACGATCCGTGCCTATGCTGAGAATGCCAATGTCTTCCTCGACAGGCGGCAGACGGAGCCGGTGAAGGAAAACCTTTCGGCGATCGCGGCGCTGACGGAGCGTATCGGCACGATCACCGAAGAACTGAAGGCCTTCGCCCGCAAGGGAAGGACTGCACCGGAGCCGGTTGATCTCAGAAGCGTGATAGAGGGGGCCGTGGTCCTGCTGAGGAGCCGCTTTGCCGGCCGCCTGGATGCGCTGAAGATCGAGTTGCCACCAACGGGGCTCGGCGTTGTCGGGACCCGCATCCGGCTGGAACAAGTGCTGATCAACCTCTTTCAGAATGCTCTGGAGGCCCTGGAAGGTCGCGACGAGGCCAAGGTGGAGGTGTCGGTGCGCGAAACCTCAGAGGAAGTCGAGATTGTGGTTTCTGATAACGGCCCCGGCATTCCCGCGGCGATCCTCGACTCGCTGTTTACACCCTTCAACACGTCCAAGGAAAAAGGCCTCGGCCTTGGTCTCGTCATTTCGAAGGATATCGTCGTCGATTATGGCGGCCGCATCGACGTCGAGAGCAATGGCAACGGCACCCGCTTCACCGTCCATTTGCGCAAGGCCACGCCATGA
- a CDS encoding Hint domain-containing protein: MALIDVNLVNNGTTTINSSNAGGPSDTLQLNLVSNGTVIVDGVNVDISSFVGTGALSSTTIEAINGANVTINAGLANIGAGSTYTYAIGAGSSINVEAGLLNVGLLNGVTVDFASANGTGLFSYNPGLVNLNISTPPNVTNVQSGDKIEIVGSNFVGQSGNTVTFYTDSLHLFAIGSYTIPAGVTYTYDGGTDTLTFTSCFLRGTLIRTPEGDTPIEDLRVGDLVVTHKGVAEIKWVGRRRLDPKAIDKPRDTLPIRIQSGAFAENVPSQDLYVSPDHCMFLEESLIPAKFLVNGTTVTQEGTLAPFEYFHIELEQHSIILAEGAPTETYLDLGGRMSFLEPGVLRFGAMSGTATRNWNDWCYPPVYAGKVLEQARTILERRAEELGYIVQDAQAS, from the coding sequence ATGGCTTTGATTGACGTAAATCTAGTCAACAACGGTACGACCACGATCAACAGTAGCAATGCCGGCGGTCCGTCAGACACGCTCCAGCTGAACCTGGTTTCCAACGGCACGGTCATAGTGGACGGTGTCAATGTCGATATCAGCAGTTTCGTCGGTACCGGCGCGCTGTCGAGTACGACGATCGAAGCGATCAACGGCGCAAACGTGACGATCAATGCCGGTCTTGCCAATATCGGAGCCGGTTCGACCTATACCTATGCCATCGGCGCTGGCTCCAGCATCAACGTCGAAGCCGGTCTGCTCAACGTCGGTTTGCTGAACGGCGTCACCGTGGACTTTGCTAGTGCTAATGGCACCGGTCTGTTCTCATACAATCCCGGTCTCGTCAATTTGAACATTTCGACGCCACCGAACGTGACAAACGTTCAATCCGGCGACAAAATCGAGATCGTCGGTTCGAACTTTGTCGGCCAGTCGGGAAATACCGTCACCTTCTATACCGATTCGCTTCATCTCTTTGCGATTGGCTCCTATACGATCCCGGCCGGCGTCACTTATACCTATGACGGAGGCACCGACACGCTGACCTTCACGAGCTGCTTCCTGCGCGGCACGCTCATTCGTACGCCGGAGGGAGATACGCCGATCGAGGATTTGCGGGTCGGCGATCTTGTGGTCACTCACAAGGGCGTCGCGGAAATCAAATGGGTCGGTCGTCGGCGCCTCGATCCGAAAGCCATCGACAAGCCTCGCGATACCCTTCCTATCCGTATCCAGTCCGGGGCATTTGCCGAAAACGTCCCCTCGCAGGATCTCTATGTCTCTCCGGATCACTGCATGTTCCTGGAGGAGTCTCTGATCCCCGCCAAATTCCTGGTCAACGGCACCACCGTTACTCAGGAGGGAACGCTCGCACCTTTCGAATATTTCCATATCGAACTGGAGCAGCACTCGATCATTCTCGCCGAAGGCGCTCCAACGGAAACCTACCTGGATCTCGGTGGCCGTATGTCCTTCCTTGAGCCGGGCGTCCTGCGGTTCGGCGCGATGTCGGGCACGGCAACACGCAACTGGAACGACTGGTGCTATCCTCCAGTCTATGCCGGCAAGGTGTTGGAGCAAGCCCGCACGATCCTCGAACGGCGAGCCGAGGAACTGGGTTACATCGTTCAGGATGCGCAAGCATCCTGA
- a CDS encoding glycosyltransferase family 4 protein translates to MRHDDAVSPYLLDADRIDERSLIGKFAGKTVFFDGVFKGDYSLAIVNRHLAQALIDLGVNLICHTAEDDWQSDVNLATAPDIIRRMRDDYPFKETFDIHLRNTWPPVTHNMVGRQNAYVAFAWEELEFPQYLVDRFNRDLDLVTVISNFVRDSFARSGVTIPVEVTGNGCDHLSALADDVPSPLPESRRRRILHVSSCFPRKGVDVLIDAFLDSFRADDPVELVIKTFPNPNNISASVLADRRDKLADAPPITIIDKHYNPSQLRALYRSAAMLVAPSRGEGFGLPLAEAMLLDVPVVTTNYSGQLDFCRPDTAWLVDCHMSASQAHVAGSHSLWAEPSVQHLGAQMRAVLDHPDEAQSRTQKAKSLLKAHFSWRSVAIRTLSALAKSARTAAQPRQDWTIDLISSWQQQCGIATYSQHLYSAPAFEGRIEHIFARRIMDDALPEAPVDMIEATPHSMSRLWGYDLASLKRLAGRLEQGRGDVLWMQHHPGHFSTPDMELLAQPIAATSHRLRVLTMHSVKEALRGGSLDWTRAFDIVFLHSAEDAAAVSAAGHPNPIVIPHGVLLAPEDAPAPHPSHFTIGSFGFLMPHKNIDRLVLAFAEALNYEPRLRLKLFNCMVPNDESRAVRAVIENLIAYLGLSDKITARFDFIPERELRLELMTCDLLSFLYGHSTETATGAARIAMSVGRPLLCSRSPVLRDLWPFSHVVRSTEIECIAEAFLSLAQNPSLLSMLDRDRSQAAHWYSYPRTAARHVTAIEKMLGEDIDHRRVA, encoded by the coding sequence ATGCGCCATGACGATGCTGTCTCGCCCTACTTGCTCGATGCAGACCGCATCGATGAGCGATCGCTGATCGGAAAATTTGCCGGCAAGACAGTTTTCTTCGACGGAGTGTTCAAAGGCGATTACAGCCTGGCGATCGTCAATCGCCACCTTGCGCAGGCGCTCATCGATTTGGGCGTCAATCTCATTTGTCATACGGCCGAAGACGATTGGCAGAGCGATGTCAACCTGGCGACGGCACCGGATATCATCCGCCGCATGCGCGATGACTACCCGTTCAAAGAGACCTTTGACATCCATCTTCGCAATACCTGGCCCCCGGTGACCCATAACATGGTCGGACGGCAGAATGCCTATGTTGCCTTTGCCTGGGAGGAGCTCGAATTTCCGCAATACCTGGTGGATCGCTTTAACCGCGATCTCGACCTTGTGACCGTCATTTCGAATTTCGTTCGCGACAGTTTCGCGCGGTCCGGCGTCACAATACCGGTGGAAGTTACCGGAAATGGCTGTGATCATCTCTCGGCCCTTGCTGACGACGTGCCATCCCCATTGCCCGAAAGCAGACGCAGACGCATTCTGCATGTCTCTTCCTGCTTTCCGCGCAAGGGTGTCGACGTCCTGATCGATGCGTTCCTGGACAGCTTCCGTGCGGATGATCCGGTCGAACTGGTAATCAAGACTTTTCCAAATCCGAATAATATCTCGGCATCTGTTCTGGCCGACAGGCGCGACAAGCTCGCCGATGCTCCCCCCATCACCATCATCGACAAGCATTACAATCCAAGCCAGCTCCGCGCGCTCTATCGATCCGCCGCGATGTTGGTGGCGCCAAGCCGGGGCGAGGGTTTCGGCTTGCCGTTGGCGGAAGCTATGCTGCTCGATGTTCCCGTTGTCACCACGAATTACAGCGGCCAGCTCGATTTCTGCCGTCCCGACACGGCTTGGCTGGTCGATTGCCATATGTCGGCATCTCAGGCTCATGTGGCTGGCTCTCATAGTCTTTGGGCCGAACCCTCTGTGCAGCATCTCGGAGCGCAGATGCGCGCCGTGCTCGACCATCCCGATGAGGCCCAAAGCCGAACGCAAAAGGCGAAATCATTGTTGAAAGCGCATTTCAGCTGGAGATCGGTCGCTATCCGTACCCTGAGCGCTCTTGCAAAATCCGCGCGGACAGCGGCCCAACCACGGCAGGATTGGACCATCGATCTCATCTCCTCCTGGCAACAGCAGTGCGGTATCGCCACCTATTCGCAGCACCTCTATAGCGCGCCCGCATTCGAGGGCAGGATCGAGCATATCTTTGCCCGGCGGATCATGGACGATGCGCTGCCCGAAGCGCCCGTTGATATGATCGAGGCAACACCGCACAGCATGTCGCGGCTGTGGGGCTATGATCTTGCTTCGCTCAAACGCCTGGCTGGGCGGCTGGAGCAGGGACGCGGCGATGTCTTATGGATGCAACATCATCCGGGGCATTTCTCAACACCGGACATGGAATTACTGGCCCAGCCGATCGCAGCAACCAGTCATCGGCTGCGCGTGCTGACCATGCATAGCGTGAAAGAGGCGCTGCGCGGTGGATCACTCGACTGGACCCGCGCATTCGACATCGTCTTCCTGCATTCGGCAGAGGATGCAGCAGCCGTTTCGGCTGCCGGCCACCCGAACCCGATCGTCATACCGCACGGCGTTCTCTTGGCGCCGGAAGATGCACCTGCACCCCACCCGTCGCATTTCACCATCGGTTCCTTCGGGTTCCTGATGCCCCACAAGAATATCGACCGTCTGGTATTGGCCTTTGCGGAGGCATTGAACTACGAGCCGAGGCTACGCCTCAAGTTGTTCAACTGCATGGTGCCCAACGATGAATCGCGCGCGGTACGCGCCGTGATCGAAAATCTGATCGCCTATCTCGGACTATCCGACAAGATCACCGCGCGTTTCGACTTCATTCCGGAAAGAGAGTTGCGTCTCGAACTTATGACCTGCGACCTGCTTTCTTTCCTGTATGGCCACTCGACCGAAACGGCGACCGGGGCAGCGCGTATCGCAATGAGCGTTGGCCGCCCGCTGCTTTGCTCTCGCTCTCCCGTTCTTCGCGACTTGTGGCCGTTCAGTCACGTCGTGAGAAGCACCGAGATAGAGTGTATCGCGGAAGCGTTTCTCAGCCTTGCTCAAAATCCCTCGCTGCTCTCGATGTTGGATCGAGACCGCAGCCAGGCCGCCCACTGGTATTCCTATCCGCGCACTGCCGCGCGGCATGTCACAGCCATCGAGAAGATGTTGGGGGAAGATATTGACCATCGCCGAGTTGCATAG
- a CDS encoding NUDIX hydrolase, giving the protein MASSLSAQQKALRRSESFLSELASHADELLHGQVHEQYAAICYRKLPECDEAEMLVVTSRESGRWVVPKGWPIKGKKPHEVAAIEAYEEAGVRGKVKKKPFGYFTYLKQLADGNRVPCIVGLHLLEVDQTLQDFPERGQRRVEWVSFVEAANRVREPELKGLLLAAERKVRKAKGRK; this is encoded by the coding sequence ATGGCTTCCTCACTCTCAGCGCAGCAAAAAGCCTTGCGACGGTCGGAAAGCTTTCTGTCCGAGCTTGCCTCTCATGCGGACGAGTTGCTGCACGGCCAGGTCCATGAGCAATATGCCGCCATCTGCTACAGGAAGCTGCCCGAATGCGATGAAGCCGAGATGCTCGTCGTCACCAGCCGGGAAAGCGGCCGATGGGTCGTGCCGAAGGGCTGGCCGATCAAGGGCAAGAAGCCGCATGAAGTTGCTGCCATCGAGGCTTACGAAGAAGCCGGCGTACGCGGCAAGGTTAAGAAAAAGCCGTTCGGCTATTTCACCTATTTAAAGCAGCTTGCCGACGGCAATCGCGTCCCCTGCATTGTCGGGTTGCATCTGCTTGAGGTTGATCAGACCTTGCAGGATTTCCCGGAGCGAGGCCAGCGCCGTGTCGAGTGGGTTTCCTTCGTCGAAGCAGCCAACCGTGTGCGTGAACCGGAACTCAAGGGACTTTTGCTTGCGGCTGAGCGCAAAGTGCGCAAGGCAAAAGGCAGGAAGTGA